The Bdellovibrionales bacterium CG10_big_fil_rev_8_21_14_0_10_45_34 genome includes a window with the following:
- a CDS encoding pyridoxal phosphate-dependent aminotransferase has product MIQLSQRAKNLKPSPTLALAAKARELQDRGEDVISLTVGEPDWPTYDFVIEAGIEALYQGHTRYVPANGIPELRKVIADAFSKETGLTVDFKSQVTVSAGAKFVLFSAMQSLIDSGDEVICPSPYWVSYPAMVELAEGVPVIAHCSKADQFKLTPEILESKISAKTKLLILNSPSNPTGMVYSEPELKALSEVLVTYPKITILSDDIYNRLYFSQKVAPHILKVAPQLADRVLCVNGVSKTYAMTGWRLGWGIGPSHIIKAMSDYQSQSVSCAPSFAQRAAITAILGGDNRVTESVRVLKGRINKAVDCAQKIAGLEPFAPQGAFYLWLGIERLLGKNHNGKLLRNSSDFAMELIESEKVVTVPGLDFGQDGYLRLSVALPDQQIVEAFSRIARFVSELT; this is encoded by the coding sequence CTCAAAGAGCTAAAAATTTAAAACCATCGCCCACGTTGGCTCTTGCGGCAAAAGCCCGCGAGCTCCAAGACAGGGGCGAAGATGTTATTTCGTTAACCGTAGGTGAGCCAGATTGGCCAACCTACGACTTCGTAATAGAAGCTGGAATCGAGGCCCTTTATCAAGGCCACACAAGGTATGTTCCTGCAAATGGAATCCCTGAGCTGCGAAAAGTCATAGCTGATGCGTTTTCGAAAGAGACAGGCCTGACAGTTGATTTCAAAAGTCAGGTAACGGTTAGCGCAGGTGCGAAATTTGTATTGTTCTCAGCCATGCAGTCGCTGATTGACAGTGGTGATGAGGTTATTTGCCCTTCACCCTATTGGGTGAGCTACCCAGCAATGGTCGAGCTAGCAGAAGGTGTCCCGGTAATTGCTCACTGCTCGAAAGCAGATCAATTCAAACTGACACCAGAAATCTTGGAATCTAAGATTTCCGCTAAGACGAAATTGCTGATTCTCAACTCGCCATCTAACCCAACCGGTATGGTGTATTCGGAGCCGGAGTTAAAGGCGCTTTCTGAGGTTCTTGTCACTTACCCAAAAATTACTATTTTGAGTGACGATATTTATAATAGGCTCTACTTTTCTCAAAAAGTGGCTCCTCACATTTTGAAGGTGGCTCCGCAGTTAGCTGATCGAGTATTATGTGTAAACGGAGTTTCTAAGACTTACGCTATGACAGGCTGGCGCTTGGGTTGGGGCATAGGTCCTTCTCACATAATTAAAGCAATGTCTGACTACCAGTCTCAAAGTGTATCTTGTGCGCCGTCGTTTGCTCAAAGAGCAGCTATTACTGCGATACTCGGGGGCGACAATCGTGTTACCGAAAGTGTTCGTGTGCTCAAAGGGCGAATCAACAAAGCGGTAGATTGCGCTCAAAAAATCGCGGGACTTGAGCCCTTTGCACCGCAAGGCGCGTTTTATCTTTGGCTAGGAATAGAGCGCCTACTTGGCAAAAATCATAATGGGAAGTTGCTGCGTAATTCTAGCGACTTTGCGATGGAGCTGATTGAGTCTGAAAAGGTTGTGACTGTACCCGGGCTCGACTTTGGTCAAGACGGATATTTACGGCTGAGTGTTGCGCTACCTGATCAACAAATCGTTGAAGCCTTCTCACGCATTGCCCGTTTTGTGTCGGAGCTAACTTAA